A region of the Desulfovibrio inopinatus DSM 10711 genome:
TTACGAAGAGCACGACAAGAAAATTCAATTGGCCTTTAAAAAAGAACTGGACAAATTCGGTCTCAAAACGATAAAAGAGCCTTTGCTAGTTGTTTAACCAACCAACTAAATAGTTCTGTCATGCCCATAACGGGGCATACACAGAACTGAAATTTAGCAAAACACTTTGCAATATCATGTCTTTCATGTACTATTGAAATGGATGGTTATTTTTAAACCGGCTATCACGAAGACATCATTTACTGACCGGTTTAATAACGGAGGCTTCCGCCCCCTTCGTTTAACGTTGTGATCTCTTTAGATTAGCATAGGCACATGCCCATCCAACGGCCAACCCCGAAGAGAACCCCCGCTCTTCGGGGTTGTGCCGTTTATAAGCAGAAGCAAAGAGAAAACAATCAGAATCTTTTTTCAAGATTATGAATTGTCCTGACGAAGACCGTCATACAAGGGAGCTTACGAAGAAAAAACGAAATCGGCTTCTCTTTCTATTGATGTGACAAGCGCTTCAACGTTCGAAGTTTGTTGCTTCCGTAGCGCATCATCAAGGTCATAACAAAGCTTCAAACAATGCAATGCGCCAATAGTACGCATGAGCCCTTTCAGTTGATGAACGACTCGCAATTGCTCATGGACATGGCCAGTAGAAATAGA
Encoded here:
- a CDS encoding Hpt domain-containing protein; the protein is MHLDKETAIQVMGGDEDIYNEIFSLTASEFPGRLLLLKESISTGHVHEQLRVVHQLKGLMRTIGALHCLKLCYDLDDALRKQQTSNVEALVTSIEREADFVFSS